In Candidatus Kapaibacterium sp., the genomic window TGAATTGAAAGATTATGATGCTGCAAAAGATAAATTTCAAGAATGTTTGACTATTGCAGAAGTTATGAACGACATAAATAGAGTCGCAGGTACACTTTCCAATCTCGCAATGATTGAAGATAAGAAAGACAACTTCGATGCTGCAGCCAAACTTTATTTACAAGCCATAGAAAATGCTCAAAAAGTTGGAAATTTGAACTACATAGCAAATATAAACAACAACCTTGGTAATATTTATTCACAAAAAGGAGATTACACCAAATCAATCTCATATTATCAAAAAGCAATTGACTATTATTCAAGCAATAATTTGAAATCGCCGCTTATATCAACGAAAATCAATTTGGCATATGATTATTTCGATTCCGGCGACATCCAACAAGCCATCAAAATATCGAAAGAGTGCTATGACAGTGCAAAGTCAATTGCTTCTTTGCAAAACATGAGTACAGGTGCCGAAATGCTCGCATTGTTCTATTCGGAGAATGGCAATTACAAAGTAGCTTTTGAGTTCTTAACTCTACACAAGCAGTTTAGTGATTCGTTGAGCAAAAACATCTATAACGATGAAATGTCCCGAATGAGAACGCAAATGGATTTAGACAAAAAAGAAGCCCAGATTTCGATTTTGAGCAGGGAAAACAGCAAAAATCAAACTCAATTCACATTTCTTCTAATAACGATTGTTTTGGTAGTAATAATTGCTATCATAATCTGGAACAGGTATCATGCTGTATCTAAACTCGCCGCTTTGGTCCGTAAGAAGAACGACGAGTTGGAACAATCTAATCAAATCCTGGAACAAAACGCTGTTAAATTAAAACAACTCAATGAGACCAAAGATAAATTCCTGTCGATAATTGCACACGATATCAGAAACCCGCTGAGCGTGATAATCGGAATTTCGAGTTTGATTCAGGACAAGCAAATCGAATTCGATGATGATGAATACGATAATCTCAATCTGGAAATCCTGAATTCTGCAAAAAATTTGAATGATTTGCTCCAAAATCTTTTGCTATGGTCGCTCACACAAAGAGATTTGATATCCTACAATCCAGAGCACATCAATCTCAAGGGTTTAATAGATAACACTACGGACTTGTTCCGTATAAATGCAAATCATAAGCAAATCAAAATTGTAAGCACAATTCCTTCAGAGCTACCAATTTTTGCTGATTTGAATATGCTATCGACAATTTTGAGAAACATAATCAATAACGCAATCAAATTTTCGCAAATCAACTCTGAAATTATAATCAATGCTTCCGAAAATGAATATTTTACTTTAATCCAAATTACTGACTACGGTGTCGGGATGACACAAGAGCAAATTAATACGCTCATGAGAAAAGAAAAGAGTCCCTCTGCTCCGGGAACTCTAAACGAATCCGGTACGGGCTTAGGGCTTTTGCTTGTGAATGAATTGCTTGCATATCATCACGGAACGCTCGAAATTCAATCCAAATTGAACGAAGGCTCGACCTTTATTCTTACATTTCCAAAAAAATAAAAAAAAAAATCACTTTTAGGTGTGACATTTTTGCTTTTCAACTGTTTATACATATAGAAGGTAT contains:
- a CDS encoding tetratricopeptide repeat protein; this encodes MKINFKSKFLFAIIFFAAITSHNVLNPSTDSLLVIVNQKSGVEQITFIEDVIGGAQVLTVEERIMLYKTLFEKVYSFGDEFRIGKALSNYTYFLTLTDRYQEAKDSIRKAIKIFEKLDKKVSYAFALSQLSLLEQRTSNYNRAMEISLEAYSMFDKDTLSKYLREFDNYDQNKKDSISFILKSFSIITTDFGLLFYELKDYDAAKDKFQECLTIAEVMNDINRVAGTLSNLAMIEDKKDNFDAAAKLYLQAIENAQKVGNLNYIANINNNLGNIYSQKGDYTKSISYYQKAIDYYSSNNLKSPLISTKINLAYDYFDSGDIQQAIKISKECYDSAKSIASLQNMSTGAEMLALFYSENGNYKVAFEFLTLHKQFSDSLSKNIYNDEMSRMRTQMDLDKKEAQISILSRENSKNQTQFTFLLITIVLVVIIAIIIWNRYHAVSKLAALVRKKNDELEQSNQILEQNAVKLKQLNETKDKFLSIIAHDIRNPLSVIIGISSLIQDKQIEFDDDEYDNLNLEILNSAKNLNDLLQNLLLWSLTQRDLISYNPEHINLKGLIDNTTDLFRINANHKQIKIVSTIPSELPIFADLNMLSTILRNIINNAIKFSQINSEIIINASENEYFTLIQITDYGVGMTQEQINTLMRKEKSPSAPGTLNESGTGLGLLLVNELLAYHHGTLEIQSKLNEGSTFILTFPKK